The Apium graveolens cultivar Ventura chromosome 6, ASM990537v1, whole genome shotgun sequence genome contains a region encoding:
- the LOC141664828 gene encoding E3 ubiquitin-protein ligase HAKAI homolog, which translates to MLQIKFRDKGGPSVEGGVGDKASSGGEATTAACPDHLKIADLAVAKRLGSVTAFSTIKTVGRKARPEMGERVHICLQCNFPIAIYGCLSPCYHAFCLDCARSGSTCSFCDERIQKIQTIKVHEGIWICAAPHCFKSFLKKDEFDTHVHSSHADLFKKNDSEAANASKPTSESTQENVGLQGRHLQEYGKFQNSQLGVLDKSPIPENAIQFNQAPKTAMPLNPNLFQIPPPFNDPQLGRDGIPFNCPSFQQTQDSEPDGEQWQGSMSGFPPRPMVGHVNFMGNNYPQPWGVGPTGAFSDPALAGRENIDAFKNLSMSDSHGRVEVFQGNVKQNEPSYQALYHAANKDREDLSGQNASDPRDVMGMLPPPPGPRPPHSSQVNRSHSSAGGAGHGAQAPW; encoded by the exons ATGCTGCAGATCAAATTCAGAGACAAGGGTGGTCCCTCCGTAGAAGGTGGCGTAGGGGACAAGGCATCTTCAGGTGGTGAGGCAACTACAGCAGCATGCCCCGATCACCTTAAAATTGCTGATCTTGCGGTCGCCAAAAGGCTTGGCTCAGTAACTGCCTTTTCTACTATCAAAACTGTGGGTCGTAAAGCACGTCCTGAAATGGGTGAACGGGTTCATATATGTCTTCAGTGTAATTTCCCAATTGCTATATATGGATGTCTG AGCCCTTGCTACCATGCTTTCTGTCTGGACTGTGCCAGGAGTGGTTCAACATGTTCTTT TTGTGATGAACGTATTCAGAAGATCCAGACAATTAAGGTGCATGAAGGGATCTGGATATGTGCTGCTCCTCATTGTTTCAAGTCTTTTCTTAAGAAAGATGAATTTGATACTCATGTCCATAGTAGCCATGCTGACCTTTTTAAGAAAAATGACTCAGAGGCTGCCAATGCTAGTAAACCAACTTCAGAGTCGACT CAAGAGAATGTTGGCCTTCAGGGTAGGCATCTACAAGAATATGGGAAGTTTCAGAACTCTCAGCTAGGAGTTTTAGATAAGAGTCCCATCCCAGAAAATGCTATTCAGTTCAACCAGGCTCCTAAAACTGCAATGCCGCTTAATCCTAATCTATTTCAGATTCCCCCGCCATTCAATGATCCACAGTTGGGACGAGATGGAATTCCATTTAATTGCCCTTCATTTCAACAGACACAAGATTCAGAACCAGATGGTGAACAATGGCAGGGTTCAATGTCAGGTTTTCCACCACGTCCTATGGTGGGACATGTTAACTTCATGGGGAACAATTACCCACAGCCATGGGGTGTAGGACCAACTGGTGCATTTTCTGACCCGGCTCTTGCAGGTAGGGAAAATATAGATGCTTTTAAGAACCTTTCAATGTCAGATTCACATGGAAGAGTTGAAGTTTTTCAAGGAAATGTCAAACAGAATGAGCCCTCATATCAGGCTCTCTATCATGCAGCCAACAAAGATAGGGAGGACTTGTCAGGTCAGAATGCTAGCGACCCAAGAGATGTAATGGGTATGCTCCCACCGCCACCTGGTCCACGCCCACCACACTCATCACAGGTCAATCGTTCACACTCCTCCGCTGGTGGTGCTGGTCACGGTGCACAGGCCCCGTGGTGA